Proteins encoded within one genomic window of Amorphoplanes friuliensis DSM 7358:
- a CDS encoding ABC transporter ATP-binding protein, with protein sequence MAAPSKTAEAKPEGEVLLEVDNVTLRFGGVVALNEVSFTLRKGEIFGLIGPNGAGKTTCFNAMTGVYRPTSGGIRFKGQSIVGKKKHEITRGGIARTFQNVRLFPEMTALENVMVGADAHHKTSVIAALFRLPRHHREERTGRDRSYQLLRFVGIENRASDVARNLSYGEQRRLEIARALATNPTLLCLDEPAAGFNPAEKQELLALIRKIRDSGVTVLLIEHDMRLVMGVTDRIVVLEFGKKIAEGTPAEVRDNPAVIAAYLGVPTDAA encoded by the coding sequence GTGGCCGCACCTTCAAAAACGGCCGAAGCCAAGCCCGAGGGCGAGGTGCTCCTCGAGGTCGACAACGTGACGCTGCGCTTCGGTGGTGTCGTCGCCCTCAACGAGGTCAGCTTCACGCTGCGCAAGGGTGAGATCTTCGGTCTGATCGGCCCGAACGGTGCCGGCAAGACCACCTGCTTCAACGCGATGACCGGCGTCTACCGGCCCACGAGCGGCGGGATCCGCTTCAAGGGCCAGTCGATCGTCGGCAAGAAGAAGCACGAGATCACCCGCGGCGGGATCGCCCGCACGTTCCAGAACGTGCGGCTGTTCCCGGAGATGACCGCGCTGGAGAACGTGATGGTGGGCGCGGACGCCCACCACAAGACCAGCGTGATCGCGGCCCTGTTCCGGCTGCCCCGGCACCACCGCGAGGAGCGTACGGGCAGGGACCGGTCGTACCAGCTGCTGCGTTTTGTCGGGATCGAGAACCGCGCGAGTGACGTCGCCCGCAACCTGTCCTACGGCGAGCAGCGGCGTCTCGAGATCGCCCGGGCGCTGGCGACGAACCCGACGCTGCTGTGCCTGGACGAGCCGGCCGCCGGCTTCAACCCGGCGGAGAAGCAGGAGCTGCTCGCGCTGATCCGCAAGATCCGCGACAGCGGCGTGACCGTGCTGCTCATCGAGCACGACATGCGCCTGGTGATGGGCGTGACCGACCGGATCGTCGTGCTGGAGTTCGGCAAGAAGATCGCCGAGGGTACGCCCGCCGAGGTGCGGGACAACCCGGCCGTGATCGCGGCGTACCTGGGGGTGCCGACCGATGCTGCTTGA
- a CDS encoding ABC transporter ATP-binding protein → MLLELKDVTLAYGRIQALHGISLTVAEGEIVALIGANGAGKSTTMRAISGLRPVAQGSITFNGEDITKLRADLRVVRGVSQSPEGRGIFPGMSVLENLEMGAYTRRNRAEINQDLERVFTLFPRLKEREKQVGGTMSGGEQQMLAVGRALMSRPKLLLLDEPSMGLAPMLIQQIFDIVVEINQQGTTVLLVEQNAQQALSRAHRAYVLETGEIVKSGTGAELLTDPSVKDAYLGVA, encoded by the coding sequence ATGCTGCTTGAGTTGAAGGACGTCACGCTGGCGTACGGGCGGATCCAGGCCCTGCACGGCATCAGCCTGACCGTCGCCGAGGGTGAGATCGTCGCTCTGATCGGCGCCAACGGCGCCGGGAAGTCGACGACCATGCGGGCGATCTCGGGTCTGCGGCCGGTGGCGCAGGGTTCGATCACGTTCAACGGTGAGGACATCACCAAGCTGCGGGCCGACCTCCGGGTCGTCCGTGGTGTCTCGCAGTCGCCGGAGGGCCGGGGCATCTTCCCGGGCATGTCGGTGCTCGAGAACCTGGAGATGGGCGCCTACACGCGGCGCAACAGGGCCGAGATCAACCAGGATCTGGAACGCGTCTTCACCCTGTTCCCGCGGCTCAAGGAGCGCGAGAAGCAGGTCGGCGGCACCATGTCCGGCGGCGAGCAGCAGATGCTCGCGGTCGGCCGGGCGCTGATGAGCCGGCCGAAGCTGCTGCTGCTCGACGAGCCGTCGATGGGCCTGGCGCCCATGCTGATCCAGCAGATCTTCGACATCGTCGTCGAGATCAACCAGCAGGGCACAACCGTGCTTCTGGTGGAGCAGAATGCTCAGCAGGCACTTTCCCGGGCACACCGCGCCTATGTGCTGGAGACCGGCGAGATCGTCAAGTCCGGTACCGGCGCGGAACTGCTGACCGACCCCTCGGTCAAGGACGCCTACCTCGGCGTCGCCTGA
- a CDS encoding ABC transporter substrate-binding protein, whose product MFRTTPLRRAFVGLTAALAMTVSLSACGEESGDTGTGSGAPVPSASADTSLADKVPAEIKTAGKLIIGTDSTYAPNEYLDADGKTVIGFDVDLFNAVAQKLGLKTEWQSSKFDAIIPGVTSGKYNIGVSSFTVNAEREKQATMVSYFSAGTQWAAKAGATINPDDACGKKVAVQVGTVQLDDITARSKKCTDGGKAKITIDQYQSQADATNAVVSGKDDAMLADSPIGAYAVKQTNGQLALVGEIYDAAPYGYVLPKAQADFGAAIEQALEALIADGTYKTILSKWGVEAGGITDPAVNPQVS is encoded by the coding sequence ATGTTCCGCACCACCCCTTTGCGGCGCGCGTTCGTGGGCCTGACCGCCGCGCTCGCTATGACCGTCTCCCTGTCCGCCTGCGGCGAGGAGTCGGGCGACACCGGCACCGGCTCGGGCGCTCCGGTGCCGTCGGCCTCCGCCGACACGTCGCTGGCCGACAAGGTTCCGGCCGAGATCAAGACCGCGGGCAAGCTCATCATCGGTACGGACAGCACGTACGCACCGAACGAGTACCTGGACGCCGACGGCAAGACCGTCATCGGTTTCGACGTCGACCTGTTCAACGCGGTGGCGCAGAAGCTGGGCCTGAAGACGGAGTGGCAGTCGTCGAAGTTCGACGCGATCATCCCGGGTGTCACGTCGGGCAAGTACAACATCGGCGTCTCCTCGTTCACGGTCAACGCCGAGCGGGAGAAGCAGGCGACGATGGTCTCCTACTTCTCCGCGGGTACGCAGTGGGCGGCGAAGGCCGGCGCGACGATCAACCCGGACGACGCGTGCGGCAAGAAGGTCGCCGTGCAGGTCGGCACGGTGCAGCTCGACGACATCACCGCCCGGTCGAAGAAGTGCACCGACGGTGGCAAGGCCAAGATCACGATCGACCAGTACCAGTCGCAGGCGGACGCCACCAACGCGGTCGTCTCCGGCAAGGACGACGCGATGCTGGCCGACTCGCCGATCGGCGCGTACGCCGTGAAGCAGACCAACGGCCAGCTGGCCCTGGTCGGCGAGATCTACGACGCGGCCCCGTACGGCTACGTGCTCCCCAAGGCGCAGGCCGACTTCGGTGCCGCGATCGAGCAGGCTCTGGAGGCGCTGATCGCCGACGGCACGTACAAGACGATCCTCAGCAAGTGGGGCGTCGAGGCCGGCGGAATCACCGACCCGGCAGTCAACCCGCAGGTCTCCTGA
- a CDS encoding amino acid ABC transporter permease, which translates to MTTETQSGRARPEAIKAVPVRHPGRWVTIAVLAVLAAMFIHLLVTNDRFNWRFIFVSIGDGKRGVMFTGPVLEGLRGTILLTVLAMIIGVVLGVVVAVMRLSTNPILSGVAWLYTWIFRAVPRLVLAILFGNLGILWERIGFGLPFDRQIGNLFGIHDLNAQFYSIKATDLLSGFLAGVLALGLSEAAYMAEIVRAGIQSVDEGQAEAASALGLSRGQVLRRIVLPQAMRVIVPPTGNETIAMVKDTSLVAFVPVTFELFFQLQAISSRTFIVLPVLIAACIWYLILSSVLMIVQFFVERHFGRGYGTAGRARLRLRGLTAEQGGTIAEGDKP; encoded by the coding sequence ATGACAACGGAGACACAGTCCGGACGGGCACGCCCCGAGGCCATCAAGGCCGTGCCCGTCCGGCACCCCGGGCGCTGGGTGACGATCGCGGTCCTCGCCGTGCTCGCCGCAATGTTCATCCACCTGCTGGTCACCAACGACCGGTTCAACTGGCGGTTCATCTTCGTCAGCATCGGTGACGGCAAGCGTGGCGTCATGTTCACCGGCCCGGTGCTCGAGGGCCTGCGCGGCACCATCCTGCTGACCGTCCTCGCGATGATCATCGGCGTGGTGCTCGGTGTGGTCGTGGCCGTCATGCGGCTCTCGACCAACCCGATCCTGTCCGGCGTCGCGTGGCTCTACACCTGGATCTTCCGGGCCGTGCCCCGGCTCGTGCTGGCGATCCTCTTCGGCAACCTGGGCATCCTGTGGGAGCGGATCGGGTTCGGCCTGCCGTTCGACCGGCAGATCGGCAACCTGTTCGGCATCCACGATCTGAACGCGCAGTTCTACAGCATCAAGGCCACCGACCTGCTCTCTGGCTTCCTCGCCGGTGTGCTGGCGCTGGGGCTGTCCGAGGCCGCGTACATGGCCGAGATCGTCCGGGCCGGCATCCAGTCCGTGGACGAGGGGCAGGCCGAGGCCGCGTCCGCGCTGGGTCTCTCCCGCGGGCAGGTGCTGCGCCGCATCGTGCTGCCTCAGGCGATGCGGGTGATCGTCCCGCCGACCGGCAACGAGACGATCGCCATGGTCAAGGACACGTCACTGGTGGCGTTCGTCCCGGTGACGTTCGAGCTCTTCTTCCAACTGCAGGCGATCAGCTCGCGCACGTTCATCGTGCTCCCGGTCCTGATCGCCGCCTGCATCTGGTACCTGATCCTGTCCAGCGTCCTGATGATCGTGCAATTCTTCGTGGAACGGCACTTCGGTCGTGGTTACGGCACGGCCGGCCGTGCCCGCCTGCGCCTGCGCGGCCTGACGGCCGAGCAGGGCGGCACCATCGCCGAGGGGGACAAGCCATGA
- a CDS encoding amino acid ABC transporter ATP-binding protein, whose protein sequence is MTDASAAEMVRADNVHKSFGSLEVLKGIDLVVKAGEVCCVLGPSGSGKSTFLRCINHLEKINAGRIFVDGDLIGYRERGSKLHELREKEVAAQRRAIGMVFQRFNLFPHMTVMQNVMEAPCRVKRESKNEVRDRAAALLDRVGLGEKMDSYPGQLSGGQQQRVAIARALAMRPKLMLFDEPTSALDPELVGEVLDVMKDLARDGMTMVVVTHEIGFAREVGDSLIFMDGGVVVEQGPPRDVISNPQQERTKAFLSKVL, encoded by the coding sequence ATGACCGACGCTTCCGCCGCCGAGATGGTACGCGCTGACAACGTCCACAAGTCGTTCGGTTCGCTCGAGGTGCTCAAGGGCATCGACCTGGTCGTCAAGGCCGGTGAGGTCTGTTGTGTGCTCGGGCCCTCGGGCTCCGGCAAGTCGACGTTCCTGCGCTGCATCAACCACCTCGAGAAGATCAACGCCGGCCGCATCTTCGTCGACGGCGACCTCATCGGGTACCGCGAACGCGGCAGCAAGCTCCATGAGCTCCGCGAGAAGGAGGTCGCCGCGCAGCGCCGTGCCATCGGCATGGTGTTCCAGCGGTTCAACCTCTTCCCGCACATGACGGTCATGCAGAACGTCATGGAGGCGCCCTGCCGCGTCAAGCGGGAGAGCAAGAACGAGGTCCGTGACCGGGCGGCGGCGCTGCTCGACCGGGTCGGTCTCGGCGAGAAGATGGACAGCTATCCCGGGCAGCTCTCCGGCGGCCAGCAGCAGCGGGTCGCGATCGCCCGGGCCCTGGCGATGCGGCCCAAGCTGATGCTCTTCGACGAGCCCACCAGCGCGCTCGACCCCGAGCTCGTCGGTGAGGTCCTCGACGTCATGAAGGACCTGGCCCGCGACGGCATGACCATGGTCGTGGTGACCCACGAGATCGGCTTCGCCCGCGAGGTCGGCGACTCGCTGATCTTCATGGACGGCGGTGTGGTGGTCGAGCAGGGCCCCCCGCGGGACGTCATCTCGAATCCGCAGCAGGAACGAACCAAGGCATTCCTCAGCAAGGTGCTGTAA
- the polA gene encoding DNA polymerase I: MSDDAQTPRLLLLDGHSLAYRAFFALPVENFSTQTGQPTNAVFGFTSMLINMLRDEKPTHIVVAFDVSRVSFRTEKYADYKAGRAETPQPFQGQVSLVKEILEALRIPVVEKPGYEADDVIGTLACQARDAGMEVVISTGDRDAFQLAGEHVTILYPVRGVSEVWRMTPEAIETKYGVPPGRYRDKAALVGEASDNLPGVPGVGDKTAAKWINQYGGLEGIIAHVDEIKGKAGENLRAHLADVMRNYELNALVCDLELPLRPEDVKWQGWDREAVHQVFDALEFRVLRERLYSYLEAVEPEAESGFDLSGTVLGVGEVAGWLTEHAREAPVGVAVTGRFGRGTGELTGIAVATGDGPAAWFDPATLDESDERAVAAWLADADRPKVIHEAKPAMLAFRAHGWTLTGVRVDTALAAYLAKPDQRAYDLTDLALRYLKRELRVDAPQDGQLTLDGLGEEEGTAEQNVMLRARATLDLADTITEELSRDDGASQRILAEVEQPLAIVLGEMEHVGIAADTEYLSELEAHFAAEVKSAQQGAHEVVGREFNLGSPKQLQEILFTERGLPKTKKIKSGYTTDADALQSLFAQTGDPVLEHLLRHRDVAKLKSTVDGLLKSVSDDGRIHTTFNQTVAATGRLSSTDPNLQNIPIRTEEGRRIRRAFVVGEGYEQLMTADYSQIEMRIMAHLSGDEALIAAFNSGADFHAATASSVFHVPVEEVVPDQRRKIKAMNYGLAYGLSAFGLSNQLTITTEEARTLMDEYFQRFGGVRDYLQAVVRRAVQDGYTATILGRRRYLPDLSSDNRQRREMAERMALNAPIQGSAADIIKIAMLNVDAALRASDLTSRMLLQVHDELVFDVAPGERAALEELVRREMGGAYPLSVPLEVSVGVGQDWNGADH, from the coding sequence GTGAGTGACGACGCCCAGACCCCCCGCTTGCTGCTGCTCGACGGGCACTCGCTGGCTTATCGCGCGTTCTTCGCGCTGCCGGTGGAGAACTTCTCGACGCAGACGGGCCAGCCGACCAACGCCGTGTTCGGCTTCACCTCGATGCTGATCAACATGCTGCGTGACGAGAAGCCCACGCACATCGTGGTCGCCTTCGACGTCTCGCGCGTGTCGTTCCGCACCGAGAAATACGCCGACTACAAGGCCGGCCGGGCCGAGACCCCGCAGCCGTTCCAGGGCCAGGTCAGCCTGGTCAAGGAGATCCTCGAGGCGCTGCGCATCCCCGTCGTGGAAAAACCCGGCTACGAGGCCGACGACGTCATCGGCACGCTCGCCTGCCAGGCCCGCGACGCCGGCATGGAGGTCGTCATCTCCACCGGCGACCGCGACGCGTTCCAGCTCGCCGGCGAGCACGTCACGATCCTCTACCCCGTCCGCGGCGTCTCCGAGGTCTGGCGCATGACCCCCGAGGCCATCGAGACGAAATACGGCGTCCCGCCCGGCCGCTACCGCGACAAGGCCGCCCTGGTCGGCGAGGCCAGCGACAACCTCCCCGGTGTCCCCGGCGTCGGCGACAAGACCGCCGCCAAGTGGATCAATCAGTACGGCGGACTCGAGGGCATCATCGCGCACGTCGACGAGATCAAGGGCAAAGCGGGGGAGAACCTCCGCGCGCACCTGGCCGACGTCATGCGCAACTACGAGCTCAACGCCCTGGTCTGCGACCTCGAGCTGCCGCTGCGCCCCGAGGACGTCAAGTGGCAGGGCTGGGACCGCGAGGCGGTGCACCAGGTCTTCGACGCGCTCGAGTTCCGGGTGCTGCGGGAACGGCTGTATTCGTACCTGGAGGCGGTCGAGCCCGAGGCCGAGTCCGGCTTCGACCTGTCCGGCACCGTCCTGGGCGTCGGCGAGGTCGCCGGCTGGCTCACCGAGCACGCCCGCGAGGCCCCCGTCGGCGTCGCCGTCACCGGCCGCTTCGGCCGCGGCACCGGCGAGCTGACCGGCATCGCCGTCGCGACCGGCGACGGCCCCGCCGCCTGGTTCGACCCCGCGACCCTCGACGAGAGCGACGAACGCGCCGTCGCAGCCTGGCTCGCCGACGCCGACCGGCCGAAGGTCATCCACGAGGCCAAGCCGGCGATGCTGGCGTTCCGCGCCCACGGCTGGACCCTCACCGGTGTCCGCGTCGACACGGCCCTCGCGGCCTACCTCGCCAAACCCGACCAGCGGGCGTACGACCTGACCGACCTGGCCCTGCGCTACCTCAAACGCGAGCTGCGCGTCGACGCCCCCCAGGACGGCCAGCTCACCCTCGACGGCCTCGGCGAGGAGGAAGGCACGGCCGAGCAGAACGTCATGCTCCGCGCCCGCGCCACCCTCGACCTCGCCGACACCATCACCGAGGAGCTCTCCCGCGACGACGGCGCCTCCCAGCGCATCCTGGCCGAGGTCGAGCAGCCGCTGGCGATCGTGCTCGGCGAGATGGAACACGTCGGCATCGCCGCCGACACCGAATACCTGTCGGAGCTCGAGGCCCACTTCGCCGCCGAGGTGAAATCGGCCCAGCAGGGCGCCCACGAGGTCGTCGGCCGCGAGTTCAACCTGGGCTCACCCAAGCAGCTCCAGGAGATCCTCTTCACCGAACGCGGCCTGCCCAAGACCAAGAAGATCAAGTCCGGCTACACGACGGACGCCGACGCCCTGCAGAGCCTCTTCGCCCAGACCGGCGACCCCGTCCTCGAGCACCTGCTGCGCCACCGCGACGTCGCCAAGCTCAAGTCCACCGTGGACGGCCTGCTCAAGTCGGTCTCCGACGACGGCCGCATCCACACCACGTTCAACCAGACGGTCGCCGCCACCGGCCGCCTGTCGTCGACCGACCCCAACCTGCAGAACATCCCCATCCGCACCGAGGAAGGCCGCCGCATCCGCCGCGCCTTCGTCGTCGGCGAGGGCTACGAGCAGCTGATGACGGCCGACTACAGCCAGATCGAGATGCGCATCATGGCGCACCTCTCCGGCGACGAAGCCCTCATCGCCGCCTTCAACTCCGGCGCCGACTTCCACGCCGCGACGGCCTCGTCGGTCTTCCACGTCCCGGTCGAAGAGGTCGTCCCCGACCAGCGCCGCAAAATCAAGGCGATGAACTACGGCCTGGCCTACGGCCTCAGCGCCTTCGGCCTCTCCAACCAGCTCACCATCACCACCGAAGAAGCCCGCACCCTCATGGACGAGTACTTCCAACGTTTTGGAGGCGTCCGCGACTACCTCCAGGCCGTCGTCCGCCGCGCCGTCCAGGACGGCTACACCGCCACCATCCTCGGCCGCCGCCGCTACCTGCCGGACCTGAGCAGCGACAACCGCCAGCGCCGCGAAATGGCCGAACGCATGGCTCTCAACGCCCCCATCCAGGGCTCAGCCGCCGACATCATCAAAATCGCCATGCTCAACGTCGACGCCGCCCTCCGCGCCTCCGACCTCACGTCTCGCATGCTCCTCCAGGTCCATGACGAACTGGTCTTCGACGTCGCCCCGGGCGAGCGTGCTGCTCTCGAAGAGCTGGTGCGCCGGGAGATGGGCGGGGCTTACCCCCTGTCCGTACCGCTCGAGGTCTCGGTCGGCGTCGGCCAGGACTGGAACGGGGCCGATCACTAG
- a CDS encoding ArsR/SmtB family transcription factor, which translates to MPSSTIELTPSSSAWAPLARRPLDADQARAFAPMFKALGDPVRLRLLSMIASAGGGEVCVCDLTGSFKLTGPTISHHLKVLREAGLVDSDRRGTWVYYRLVPAALTLLAGLLDVSSVPSA; encoded by the coding sequence ATGCCGAGTTCTACGATCGAATTGACACCGTCGTCAAGCGCGTGGGCACCCCTCGCCCGCCGGCCGCTCGACGCCGACCAGGCGCGGGCGTTCGCGCCGATGTTCAAGGCTCTTGGTGATCCGGTGCGGCTGCGGCTGCTGTCGATGATCGCGTCCGCCGGCGGCGGCGAGGTGTGCGTCTGCGACCTCACCGGCTCCTTCAAGCTGACCGGCCCGACAATCTCCCACCACCTCAAGGTCCTCCGCGAAGCCGGCCTGGTCGACAGCGACCGCCGCGGCACCTGGGTCTACTACCGCCTGGTCCCGGCCGCCCTGACCCTCCTCGCCGGCCTCCTCGACGTCAGCAGCGTCCCCTCCGCCTGA
- a CDS encoding DUF3140 domain-containing protein — MTAETDFRSAVNMTASELEKWLDTKESKSVGQKDAEGHESVGHDSGRKIVKLLGKKKSDLSEADEAHMRKVVGYVHRHLAQRPSGDIKDSKWRYSLMNWGHDPLKK; from the coding sequence ATGACAGCTGAGACCGACTTCCGCTCAGCGGTGAACATGACAGCATCCGAGCTGGAGAAGTGGCTCGACACGAAAGAGTCAAAGTCGGTCGGTCAGAAGGACGCCGAAGGCCACGAATCCGTGGGCCACGACTCCGGCCGCAAAATCGTGAAGCTCCTCGGCAAGAAGAAGTCGGACCTGAGCGAGGCCGACGAGGCGCACATGCGGAAGGTGGTCGGCTACGTCCACCGCCACCTGGCCCAGCGCCCCTCCGGCGACATCAAGGACTCCAAATGGCGCTACTCCCTGATGAACTGGGGCCACGACCCCCTCAAGAAGTAA
- a CDS encoding DUF2945 domain-containing protein: protein MADDENLSKGEKVTWNSHGQKVHGTVEKKITKSTSEAGRKVAASEDDPQYKVKSAKTGREAVHKPGALHHDS, encoded by the coding sequence ATGGCAGATGACGAGAACCTCAGCAAGGGCGAGAAGGTCACCTGGAACAGCCACGGCCAGAAGGTCCACGGCACGGTCGAGAAGAAGATCACCAAGTCGACCTCCGAGGCCGGGCGCAAGGTGGCCGCCTCCGAGGACGACCCCCAGTACAAGGTGAAGAGCGCCAAGACCGGCCGCGAGGCGGTCCACAAGCCGGGAGCCCTGCACCATGACAGCTGA
- a CDS encoding class I SAM-dependent methyltransferase, whose protein sequence is MIEAQPSSLAGTLRRVVTDAESRVASRHWWDLDADDYQEEHGPFLGDVDFVWCPEGVREADAHLLGEVRGKRILELGAGAAAGARWLDGQGADVVALDLSAGMLRHAREAATRSGVDVPLVQADALALPFATSSFDVVCTAFGAIPFVADSGAVMKEVARVLKPGGRWVFSLTHPMRWIFLDEPGEDGLLAVHPYFDRRPYVEQDADGVPSYVEQHRTLGDRIRELVGAGFVLTDLIEPEWPEGHDQIWGQWSPLRGKLFPGTAIFVSYLPA, encoded by the coding sequence GTGATCGAAGCGCAACCATCTTCCCTGGCCGGCACCCTGCGCCGGGTCGTCACCGACGCCGAGAGCCGGGTCGCCAGCCGTCATTGGTGGGATCTGGACGCCGACGACTACCAGGAGGAGCACGGCCCGTTCCTGGGCGACGTCGACTTCGTCTGGTGCCCGGAAGGAGTACGCGAGGCCGACGCCCACCTCCTCGGCGAGGTCCGCGGCAAACGGATCCTCGAGCTCGGCGCCGGCGCCGCCGCGGGAGCCCGCTGGCTCGACGGCCAGGGCGCGGACGTGGTCGCCCTCGACCTGTCGGCCGGCATGCTCCGCCACGCCCGCGAGGCCGCGACCAGGTCCGGCGTCGACGTGCCGCTCGTCCAGGCCGACGCCCTGGCCCTCCCCTTCGCGACGTCCTCCTTCGACGTGGTCTGCACGGCCTTCGGCGCTATCCCGTTCGTCGCCGACTCCGGCGCGGTCATGAAAGAGGTGGCCCGCGTCCTCAAGCCCGGCGGCAGATGGGTGTTCTCCCTCACCCACCCGATGCGCTGGATCTTCCTCGACGAGCCCGGCGAGGACGGCCTCCTGGCCGTCCACCCCTACTTCGACCGCCGCCCGTACGTCGAACAGGACGCCGACGGCGTGCCCAGCTACGTCGAACAGCACCGCACCCTCGGCGACCGTATCCGCGAACTGGTCGGCGCCGGTTTTGTCCTCACCGACCTCATCGAGCCCGAGTGGCCGGAGGGCCACGACCAGATCTGGGGCCAGTGGAGCCCCCTGCGCGGCAAACTCTTCCCGGGGACCGCCATCTTCGTCAGTTACTTGCCCGCCTGA
- the rpsA gene encoding 30S ribosomal protein S1: MTSSIEATSSANRVTVDDLGSEEAFLAAIDETIKYFNDGDIVEGTVVKVDRDEVLLDIGYKTEGVIPSRELSIKHDVDPAEVVSVGDHIEALVLTKEDKEGRLILSKKRAQYERAWGTIEKIKEDDGVVRGSVIEVVKGGLILDIGLRGFLPASLVEMRRVRDLQPYVGRELEAKIIELDKNRNNVVLSRRAWLEQTQSEVRTEFLNKLQKGQVRKGVVSSIVNFGAFVDLGGVDGLVHVSELSWKHIDHPSEVVEVGQEVEVEVLDVDLDRERVSLSLKATQEDPWRQFARTHAINQIVPGKVTKLVPFGAFVRVDDGIEGLVHISELAERHVELPEQVVQVGSDVMVKVIDIDLERRRISLSLKQANENFVEGEEHFDPTLYGMAATYDTEGNYIYPEGFDPETGEWLEGFDKQREVWEKQYADARERWEAHTKQVQASREADAEAALNPAPAGGVTTSSSTSTSTSSSSTSSGPARAAEEPAGTLATDEALAALREKLAGGKA; encoded by the coding sequence ATGACGAGCAGCATCGAGGCCACCTCGAGCGCCAACAGGGTCACCGTCGACGATCTTGGCTCGGAGGAAGCATTCCTCGCAGCCATCGACGAGACCATCAAGTACTTCAACGACGGCGACATTGTCGAAGGCACCGTCGTCAAGGTCGATCGGGACGAGGTCCTGCTCGACATCGGCTACAAGACCGAGGGTGTCATCCCCTCGCGCGAGTTGTCGATCAAGCATGACGTGGACCCCGCGGAAGTGGTGTCGGTCGGTGACCACATCGAAGCCCTCGTCCTCACCAAGGAGGACAAGGAAGGTCGCCTGATCCTCTCGAAGAAGCGTGCGCAGTACGAGCGCGCGTGGGGCACGATCGAGAAGATCAAGGAGGACGACGGCGTCGTTCGCGGCTCCGTCATCGAGGTCGTCAAGGGTGGCCTCATCCTCGACATCGGCCTCCGTGGCTTCCTCCCGGCCTCTCTGGTCGAGATGCGTCGCGTCCGCGATCTCCAGCCGTACGTCGGCCGCGAGCTCGAGGCGAAGATCATCGAGCTGGACAAGAACCGCAACAACGTGGTCCTGTCCCGCCGCGCCTGGCTCGAGCAGACGCAGTCCGAGGTTCGCACCGAGTTCCTCAACAAGCTGCAGAAGGGCCAGGTCCGCAAGGGCGTCGTGTCCTCCATCGTCAACTTCGGTGCCTTCGTGGACCTGGGTGGCGTGGACGGCCTGGTGCACGTCTCCGAGCTCTCCTGGAAGCACATCGACCACCCGTCCGAGGTTGTCGAGGTCGGCCAGGAGGTCGAGGTCGAGGTGCTCGACGTCGACCTGGACCGCGAGCGCGTCTCGCTGTCGCTGAAGGCGACCCAGGAAGACCCGTGGCGTCAGTTCGCCCGGACCCACGCGATCAACCAGATCGTGCCGGGCAAGGTCACCAAGCTGGTTCCGTTCGGTGCGTTCGTCCGCGTGGACGACGGCATCGAGGGCCTGGTGCACATCTCCGAGCTGGCCGAGCGGCACGTCGAGCTGCCCGAGCAGGTCGTCCAGGTGGGCTCCGACGTCATGGTCAAGGTCATCGACATCGACCTCGAGCGTCGCCGGATCTCGCTGTCGCTCAAGCAGGCCAACGAGAACTTCGTCGAGGGCGAGGAGCACTTCGACCCGACCCTCTACGGCATGGCGGCGACGTACGACACCGAGGGCAACTACATCTACCCGGAGGGCTTCGACCCCGAGACGGGTGAGTGGCTCGAGGGCTTCGACAAGCAGCGCGAGGTGTGGGAGAAGCAGTACGCCGACGCTCGCGAGCGCTGGGAGGCCCACACCAAGCAGGTGCAGGCGTCCCGCGAGGCCGACGCCGAGGCCGCGCTCAACCCGGCTCCGGCCGGTGGCGTGACCACCTCGTCGTCCACTTCCACCTCCACGTCGTCCTCGAGCACGTCCTCGGGCCCGGCGCGCGCGGCGGAGGAGCCGGCCGGCACCCTGGCCACCGACGAGGCGCTCGCCGCTCTGCGCGAGAAGCTCGCCGGCGGCAAGGCCTGA